In the genome of Prosthecobacter algae, one region contains:
- a CDS encoding intradiol ring-cleavage dioxygenase, whose protein sequence is MSTDPFHIRFDRRRLLQSLLLTTGGIITSSIYAEALTLTPRATEGPYYPDHLPLDQDNDLLQIQGNAAQAVGTVTEFGGRLLNADGKPIQDALIELWQADNNGCYIHSRGTQRGKERDPQFQGYGKIITNEKGEYRFRTIKPGLYTGRTIHWHVAVKQGDKRMLTTQLYIAGVPQNDRDGVLRSMGNEAQRLSVIREFKPKETGSAELLGTWDIVIGSTPEDPEQRRRPGGPPPEGGRPRRGEGPPPGGPGGPPPGR, encoded by the coding sequence ATGAGCACCGACCCATTCCACATCCGCTTTGATCGCCGCCGCCTCCTCCAAAGCCTGCTCCTTACCACAGGCGGCATCATCACCAGCTCCATTTACGCTGAGGCATTGACGCTCACCCCGCGCGCCACCGAAGGCCCCTATTACCCGGACCACCTGCCGCTGGACCAAGACAACGACCTCCTGCAGATCCAGGGCAATGCCGCCCAGGCCGTTGGCACCGTCACCGAATTTGGCGGCAGGCTGCTCAATGCCGATGGCAAGCCCATCCAGGATGCACTCATCGAACTCTGGCAGGCGGATAACAATGGATGCTACATCCACAGCCGCGGCACCCAGCGTGGCAAGGAGCGCGACCCCCAGTTCCAGGGCTACGGCAAAATCATCACCAATGAAAAGGGCGAGTATCGTTTCCGTACCATCAAGCCCGGTCTTTACACCGGCCGCACCATCCACTGGCATGTTGCCGTGAAACAGGGCGACAAACGCATGCTCACCACCCAGCTGTACATTGCTGGCGTGCCGCAGAATGACCGCGATGGCGTCCTCCGCAGCATGGGCAACGAGGCTCAGCGCCTCTCCGTGATTCGCGAGTTCAAGCCCAAAGAAACCGGCAGTGCTGAACTCCTCGGCACCTGGGACATCGTCATTGGCAGCACCCCGGAAGATCCCGAACAGCGCCGTCGCCCTGGTGGCCCTCCCCCCGAAGGTGGCCGTCCTCGCCGTGGCGAAGGCCCGCCTCCTGGCGGCCCCGGTGGCCCACCTCCCGGCCGCTGA
- a CDS encoding YicC/YloC family endoribonuclease codes for MKSMTGFGRGESRQAEGTAWVVECSSVNRKQLEVAVNLPRDLSDLETQVRTQVAAACSRGRVNVLIRSDAPETSHLPHVDEAVAAKYVQSLRDLAGKLGISPEISLSEIVRLPGVLAGESAAADPESAWPAIQEALAAALDQLRSMRGTEGGHLREEMETRLLSIEAHAAVIAEKAPLVPEHQRQVLRQRLEQAGLPLPLDDERLLKEIALFADRTDISEELSRAASHLKQFRTYLASAEPVGRSLDFLVQEFFREFNTMGSKCNNAEIAHAVVSAKTELEKIREQVQNVE; via the coding sequence ATGAAAAGCATGACAGGATTTGGCCGTGGGGAATCGCGGCAGGCAGAAGGCACCGCCTGGGTGGTGGAGTGCAGCAGCGTGAACCGCAAGCAACTGGAGGTCGCTGTGAACCTTCCACGTGACCTCAGCGATCTGGAAACGCAGGTGCGCACTCAGGTCGCCGCCGCCTGTTCCCGAGGCCGGGTCAATGTGCTCATCCGCAGTGATGCCCCGGAGACCTCTCATCTGCCGCATGTGGATGAAGCCGTCGCCGCCAAGTATGTTCAGAGCCTGCGCGATCTCGCGGGCAAACTGGGCATCTCCCCAGAGATCAGCCTCAGTGAAATCGTTCGCCTGCCCGGAGTGCTCGCAGGCGAATCAGCCGCCGCAGATCCAGAGTCTGCTTGGCCAGCCATTCAGGAGGCCCTCGCCGCCGCCCTTGATCAGCTACGCTCCATGCGCGGCACAGAGGGCGGCCATCTTCGCGAAGAAATGGAAACCCGCCTCCTCAGCATCGAAGCCCATGCCGCCGTCATTGCCGAAAAGGCCCCCCTCGTCCCCGAACACCAGCGCCAGGTCCTGCGTCAGCGTTTGGAGCAGGCTGGTTTGCCCCTCCCGCTGGACGATGAGCGCCTACTCAAAGAGATCGCCCTCTTTGCCGACCGCACCGACATTTCCGAAGAACTGTCCCGCGCCGCCAGCCACCTGAAACAATTCCGCACCTACCTGGCTTCCGCAGAGCCTGTGGGCCGCAGCCTCGACTTCCTGGTGCAGGAGTTTTTCCGCGAGTTCAATACCATGGGCTCCAAGTGCAACAACGCCGAGATCGCCCATGCCGTCGTCAGTGCGAAGACGGAGCTGGAGAAGATTCGCGAGCAGGTGCAAAATGTGGAGTGA
- a CDS encoding S8 family serine peptidase, giving the protein MVSSTTPRRSCLRLLTALLFFMAALAQAQTRTEQVEGEVIVTFKATATRRSAESALKRRSLRFERHFPELSALRRRPMGLVRKQGRKTQELIQELKADPTVETVEPNYLRWVKATPNDTRFNDLWALRNTGQTVDGLKGTSGADIKYLEAWDKARSPIGEMVVAVIDTGVDVLHPELAPRMWVNTQETPNNNLDDDGNGYKDDYHGYDFADDLPDPSDSGEHGTHVAGTIAAQGNNNLGLIGIHDQVRIMALKVSNDGDAISSSGVIEAVEYAVAMKRRGVPIVALNASYGGGGFSTAEKDSIASAGAEGIIMCAAAGNEGANNNLTPSYPASYDLANIITVASTDARDELSGFSNFGSTSVDIAAPGSKILSTEPSQFTVNIGSNSYETLPMTFGAVTTGLSGKVYDCGIGNPGEFPSGVSGNIALIARGTLTFAEKVTYAKAAGAKAAIIYNNVDGLFLGTLGTAGDWIPARAISRADGLAIKALALPSNASIVMSSGYQFLSGTSMATPHVTGAVAFAALNFPNETVSQRVARILNNVDVKTSLQGKVRTGGRLNLNRIVDTNQDGVADWLTSAITITNGNALKGGVVGAAYAETLVTSQGTAPFTFSVSQGSLPPGLTLSTAGVLGGQPTQAGSFNFTVLVNDSAQNDGGKNFTLVIAATAPSITTTDPLSEGSTGAPYTATLAGSGGTAPYTWTLLSGSLPSGFTLSSAGVLSGVPADASTSTFTVRLVDAHQLVVEKELHLNVTLSPITITTGSPLPYGMRAEPYAQSLIAEGGQAPYTWSIGSGSLPPGLQLSTTGLLQGKPTTAGNYTFRAQLSDDNDLITSKTFSLEIRSVFLLPVMNALALDSTFVGAPYTASLTAQNYPKSFTLKGLPKGLTYSSKTGIISGRPQVPGDFTITATAANPAGRSAEVTGQLIVRSLDPEWIGSFAGTIAPDPEIGRNLGSRFTLTTTALGSYTVKVTTGATTKSAVGFLSEAAPQISVQVDSLALTLTLDGTAQLISGTHGSATASVSGWRNPWHAKNLPAADHAAYYSAALNLTEPGDQGQAAIPQGTGYLTARISTAGIVTIAGRTAAGDTVTSSFGLGPDGQAGVYQSLYKHKGSLLGNFTVSLSGESAPLGNSLTGSLSWLKPRDTSRTYGAGFGRLNLSLAGGYLALKSAGSIVQGLPLPSNPALIFTDGGLDLSDTDPNVTSFEYSSTYVVKMPVAGSPGNPARATLVINKATGTVTGSFTLAELDSTLKRKASFLGMIVPQPSGEVKAQGYFLLPQLPLDGQKATTIPILSGGMQVLQTLPPD; this is encoded by the coding sequence ATGGTTTCCTCCACCACGCCACGCCGCTCCTGCCTGCGGCTGCTCACTGCACTGCTATTTTTCATGGCGGCGTTGGCGCAGGCCCAGACGCGGACAGAGCAGGTGGAAGGCGAGGTCATCGTGACTTTCAAGGCCACCGCTACCCGTCGTTCCGCGGAGTCTGCACTCAAGCGCCGCTCCCTCCGATTTGAACGGCATTTCCCCGAGCTCTCCGCCCTGCGCCGCAGGCCCATGGGCCTCGTGAGAAAGCAGGGACGCAAGACCCAGGAGCTCATCCAGGAGCTCAAGGCCGATCCCACGGTCGAAACCGTGGAGCCCAACTACCTCCGCTGGGTCAAGGCTACCCCCAACGACACCCGTTTCAACGACCTCTGGGCCCTCCGTAATACTGGCCAGACCGTGGATGGCCTCAAGGGCACCAGCGGGGCCGACATCAAATACCTCGAAGCTTGGGACAAGGCCCGCTCACCCATCGGCGAGATGGTCGTCGCCGTCATTGATACCGGAGTCGATGTCCTTCACCCCGAGCTGGCCCCGCGCATGTGGGTCAACACCCAGGAGACGCCTAACAACAACCTCGACGACGACGGCAACGGCTACAAGGACGACTACCACGGCTACGACTTTGCCGATGACCTGCCGGACCCTTCCGACTCTGGCGAACACGGCACCCATGTCGCAGGCACTATCGCCGCCCAAGGCAACAACAACCTCGGCCTCATTGGCATTCACGACCAGGTCCGCATCATGGCCTTGAAAGTCTCAAATGACGGCGATGCCATCAGCAGTTCCGGCGTGATTGAGGCCGTCGAATACGCCGTTGCCATGAAGCGCCGCGGCGTCCCCATCGTTGCGTTGAATGCCTCCTATGGTGGTGGCGGTTTCAGCACCGCCGAAAAAGATTCCATCGCCTCCGCCGGGGCCGAGGGCATCATCATGTGTGCCGCCGCCGGCAACGAAGGGGCCAACAACAACCTCACCCCCAGCTACCCCGCTTCCTACGATCTTGCCAACATCATCACCGTCGCCTCCACAGATGCACGGGATGAGCTTTCAGGTTTCTCGAATTTTGGCAGCACCTCCGTGGATATCGCCGCTCCAGGTTCCAAAATCCTTTCCACGGAGCCCAGCCAATTCACGGTCAATATCGGCAGCAACAGTTACGAAACCCTGCCCATGACTTTCGGCGCTGTCACCACCGGCCTCAGCGGTAAGGTCTATGATTGCGGCATTGGCAATCCGGGCGAGTTTCCCTCCGGCGTCAGTGGCAACATCGCCCTCATCGCCCGTGGCACCCTCACCTTTGCTGAAAAGGTCACCTATGCCAAGGCCGCCGGGGCCAAGGCCGCCATCATCTACAACAACGTGGACGGACTTTTCCTCGGCACACTGGGAACAGCAGGCGACTGGATCCCCGCCCGCGCCATCTCACGTGCCGATGGCCTCGCTATCAAGGCCCTCGCCCTGCCGTCAAATGCCAGCATCGTCATGAGCTCCGGCTACCAGTTTCTCAGTGGCACCTCCATGGCCACCCCCCATGTCACCGGGGCCGTCGCCTTTGCCGCGCTCAATTTCCCCAATGAAACCGTCTCTCAGCGCGTGGCCCGCATCCTCAACAACGTGGATGTCAAAACCAGCCTCCAGGGCAAAGTCAGGACAGGCGGCCGGCTGAACCTCAACCGCATTGTGGACACCAATCAAGATGGCGTCGCCGACTGGCTGACCTCTGCGATTACCATCACCAATGGCAATGCACTCAAAGGCGGCGTTGTCGGGGCCGCCTATGCGGAAACATTGGTCACCAGCCAGGGCACCGCCCCCTTCACCTTCTCCGTCAGCCAGGGCAGCCTGCCGCCCGGCCTCACCCTCTCCACAGCCGGGGTCCTGGGCGGTCAGCCCACCCAGGCAGGCTCCTTCAATTTCACCGTCCTCGTCAATGACAGCGCCCAGAACGATGGCGGCAAAAACTTCACCCTGGTCATCGCCGCCACAGCCCCATCCATCACCACCACAGATCCCTTGTCAGAAGGCAGCACCGGCGCACCCTACACCGCCACTCTCGCAGGCAGCGGCGGCACCGCCCCCTACACCTGGACCCTCCTCTCCGGCAGCCTCCCCAGCGGTTTCACCCTCAGCAGCGCAGGAGTCCTCAGCGGCGTTCCCGCAGACGCCTCCACCAGCACCTTCACCGTCAGGCTGGTGGACGCCCACCAGCTCGTTGTGGAAAAGGAACTGCATCTCAACGTCACGCTTTCCCCCATCACCATCACCACAGGTTCGCCCCTGCCCTACGGCATGCGTGCCGAGCCCTATGCTCAGTCACTCATCGCCGAAGGCGGCCAGGCTCCTTACACCTGGAGCATTGGCAGCGGCAGCCTGCCCCCGGGCCTGCAACTCAGCACCACGGGGCTCCTTCAGGGGAAACCCACCACGGCTGGCAACTACACCTTCCGTGCCCAGCTCAGCGACGACAATGACCTCATCACCTCCAAGACCTTCAGCCTGGAAATCCGCAGCGTCTTCCTCCTTCCCGTGATGAACGCACTGGCTTTAGATAGCACCTTTGTCGGGGCTCCCTACACCGCCAGCCTCACTGCGCAAAATTACCCCAAAAGCTTCACGCTCAAAGGGCTGCCCAAGGGCCTGACTTATTCTTCAAAAACGGGCATCATCAGTGGCCGTCCACAGGTCCCCGGCGACTTCACCATCACCGCTACGGCCGCCAATCCCGCCGGACGCAGCGCAGAAGTCACTGGCCAACTCATCGTCCGTTCCCTCGATCCAGAATGGATCGGCAGCTTTGCCGGCACCATCGCCCCTGACCCGGAGATTGGTCGCAATCTCGGCAGCCGCTTCACCCTCACCACCACCGCCCTCGGCTCCTACACCGTCAAGGTCACCACTGGTGCCACTACCAAAAGCGCCGTCGGTTTCCTCTCTGAGGCCGCCCCCCAGATCTCCGTGCAGGTGGATTCCCTTGCCCTCACCCTCACTCTCGATGGCACAGCCCAGCTCATCTCCGGCACACACGGCAGCGCCACCGCCAGCGTCAGTGGTTGGCGCAATCCATGGCACGCCAAAAACCTCCCCGCTGCGGACCATGCCGCTTATTACAGCGCAGCGCTCAACCTCACAGAGCCCGGCGACCAGGGCCAGGCCGCCATCCCCCAGGGCACTGGTTACCTCACCGCACGCATCAGCACCGCAGGCATCGTCACCATCGCTGGACGCACCGCCGCAGGCGATACCGTGACCAGTTCTTTCGGCCTCGGCCCCGATGGCCAGGCCGGAGTGTACCAATCCCTTTACAAGCACAAAGGCTCCCTGTTAGGCAACTTTACCGTCAGCCTCTCGGGCGAATCCGCCCCGCTCGGCAACAGCCTAACAGGAAGTCTGTCTTGGCTTAAACCGCGGGATACCTCACGCACTTATGGAGCCGGGTTTGGCCGACTCAACCTGTCCTTGGCCGGCGGTTATCTGGCCCTCAAATCAGCCGGCAGCATCGTCCAGGGCCTGCCCCTGCCAAGCAATCCCGCTCTCATCTTTACCGATGGCGGCCTCGACCTCTCCGACACCGATCCCAATGTCACCTCCTTCGAATACAGCAGCACCTACGTCGTCAAGATGCCGGTGGCAGGCAGTCCAGGCAATCCCGCTCGCGCCACCCTCGTCATTAACAAGGCCACCGGCACGGTCACCGGCAGCTTCACCCTGGCCGAGCTCGACTCCACACTCAAACGCAAGGCCAGCTTCCTGGGAATGATCGTGCCTCAGCCCTCCGGCGAGGTGAAGGCCCAGGGCTACTTCCTCCTGCCTCAGCTCCCTCTCGATGGACAAAAAGCGACCACCATCCCCATTTTAAGCGGCGGCATGCAGGTCCTGCAAACATTGCCCCCGGATTGA
- a CDS encoding DUF1553 domain-containing protein gives MKHFYLLLALLGSSALPHSAAADVAFFEQKIRPVLVEHCYACHSAEAKKLKGNLYLDSKAGWEKGGDSGQPAILPGKPEASLLIRSIQHLEPDLEMPPKKPKLPEAVIADLITWVKMGAPDPRTGVKIEAKRADKTWWSLQPLRDVSSDLTKFTSGAIDGFITQALVEKKLSLNGPAEARTLIRRMSYDVTGLPPTATEVAAFEKAYKTDADAATTALVDRLLASPRYGEQWGRHWLDVVRFGESNGFERNFVIDDLWPFRDYVIRSLNADKPFNQFITEHLAGDVIGKDQPEVEVGSAFLVAGAYDDVGNQDPVAQKNIRAATLDDMITATGGAFLGLTINCARCHHHKFDPIPTEDYYRLRAAFEGVTHGRRVIASAKQRANHAAAMKPLTTRMTALNAAKAALNAQVEQRAKAAFAEMKPTRSKIDVHGTEESFPPVEARQVRFVIQSMTSEPGGKLAGGKLTEFQVWSAEATPHNVALASLGTKAAGAKSATAEDFPEAYGPQLCIDGQFGEQWFIGHPAVLTLTFPRVEKIQSITFINAKGGRDIDESKVRGATPCEYEVQISLDGQTWQTVASDAGREAWSPAHGIAKARRSVITKEETAQLATLDRDIAQVQREIAAVPPLPQVWAGTHAQPKEATFVHLGGDPMKPAAPVPPASLQVLADLTPAFALPQDAPEGQRRLELARWITSDANALTARVLANRVWHYHFGTGLVDTPSDFGFLGSQPTHPALLDYLARRLIAHRWRLKPLHREILLSQTYRQSGQHRAEAARADQDARLLWRFPPRRLTAEEVRDTLLAIAGKLKLDPMGGPGFRLYKAMQNNVTTYTPLDMHGPETYRRAVYHQNARASVVDVLNDFDLPDISFAAPRRANTTTPMQALTMLNHPFTLDMAAALAQRLDGPDPIPQAYQLLFQRLPTAAEKEAGARFIESQSRTAFARALLNSNELIYLE, from the coding sequence ATGAAGCATTTTTATCTTTTACTAGCGCTCCTCGGCAGCTCCGCACTCCCTCACTCGGCAGCGGCAGATGTAGCCTTCTTTGAGCAGAAAATCCGCCCAGTATTGGTGGAGCACTGCTACGCCTGCCACAGCGCGGAGGCGAAGAAGCTGAAAGGGAATCTTTACCTGGACTCGAAAGCCGGTTGGGAAAAGGGCGGCGACAGCGGCCAACCTGCCATCCTCCCTGGCAAACCGGAGGCCAGCCTGCTGATCCGCAGCATTCAGCATCTGGAGCCAGACCTGGAGATGCCGCCGAAGAAACCAAAGCTGCCGGAGGCGGTCATCGCAGATCTCATCACCTGGGTGAAAATGGGCGCGCCAGACCCACGCACGGGCGTGAAGATAGAGGCGAAGCGAGCGGATAAAACCTGGTGGTCCCTGCAACCGCTGCGCGATGTTTCCAGCGACCTAACCAAGTTTACAAGTGGTGCGATTGATGGCTTCATCACTCAGGCCCTGGTAGAGAAAAAACTGTCGCTGAATGGCCCAGCGGAGGCGCGGACGTTGATCCGCCGGATGAGCTACGATGTCACCGGCCTGCCGCCCACGGCCACTGAGGTGGCGGCTTTTGAAAAAGCCTACAAGACCGATGCCGACGCGGCCACCACAGCGCTGGTGGATCGCTTGCTGGCCAGCCCGCGTTATGGCGAGCAGTGGGGCCGCCACTGGCTGGATGTGGTGCGCTTTGGCGAGAGCAATGGCTTTGAGCGAAACTTCGTCATTGATGATCTGTGGCCCTTCCGGGATTACGTCATTCGCTCGCTCAATGCGGACAAGCCTTTCAATCAATTCATCACCGAGCATCTCGCGGGCGATGTCATCGGCAAAGATCAACCAGAGGTCGAAGTCGGCAGCGCCTTCCTCGTCGCTGGTGCCTACGATGACGTGGGCAATCAAGATCCCGTGGCGCAGAAAAACATCCGCGCTGCCACGCTGGATGACATGATCACCGCCACGGGCGGGGCCTTCCTAGGCCTAACCATCAATTGCGCACGCTGCCATCATCACAAATTCGATCCCATCCCCACGGAGGACTACTACCGCCTGCGCGCCGCTTTTGAAGGTGTTACCCACGGACGGCGAGTCATCGCCAGTGCAAAGCAACGCGCGAACCATGCAGCGGCAATGAAACCTCTAACAACAAGGATGACTGCCCTAAATGCGGCCAAGGCAGCGCTGAATGCGCAGGTGGAACAACGAGCGAAGGCGGCCTTTGCGGAAATGAAACCCACCCGCTCCAAGATCGATGTACATGGCACGGAAGAATCCTTCCCGCCAGTGGAGGCACGGCAGGTGCGCTTCGTCATCCAATCCATGACCAGTGAGCCCGGCGGTAAACTGGCGGGAGGGAAGCTCACCGAATTCCAAGTCTGGAGTGCGGAGGCCACCCCGCATAATGTGGCCCTCGCAAGCCTCGGCACCAAAGCCGCAGGCGCCAAGTCAGCAACCGCTGAAGATTTCCCCGAGGCCTACGGGCCGCAACTGTGCATCGACGGCCAGTTTGGCGAGCAGTGGTTCATCGGCCACCCAGCGGTGCTCACGCTGACTTTTCCCCGAGTGGAAAAGATCCAGAGCATCACTTTCATCAACGCCAAAGGCGGTCGCGACATTGATGAAAGCAAGGTGCGCGGGGCCACGCCCTGTGAGTATGAGGTGCAGATCTCCCTGGATGGCCAGACCTGGCAAACCGTGGCCAGCGATGCCGGGCGCGAGGCCTGGAGCCCCGCCCACGGCATCGCCAAAGCACGCCGCAGCGTGATAACGAAAGAAGAGACAGCACAGCTCGCCACGCTGGATCGGGACATCGCGCAAGTGCAGCGCGAGATCGCCGCCGTGCCACCGCTACCTCAGGTCTGGGCGGGCACGCACGCACAGCCAAAGGAGGCCACGTTTGTGCATCTCGGGGGTGATCCTATGAAACCCGCCGCGCCAGTGCCGCCCGCCAGCCTACAGGTGCTGGCGGATCTAACCCCCGCCTTTGCGCTGCCGCAAGATGCACCGGAGGGGCAGCGCCGCCTGGAGCTCGCCCGCTGGATCACCAGCGATGCGAATGCGCTCACCGCCCGCGTTTTGGCCAACCGCGTGTGGCATTACCATTTCGGCACAGGCCTGGTGGATACGCCCAGCGACTTCGGTTTTCTGGGCAGCCAGCCCACACACCCTGCTCTGCTGGATTACCTGGCCCGTCGACTCATCGCCCATCGCTGGAGGCTAAAGCCGCTGCATCGGGAGATCCTGCTTTCCCAGACCTATCGGCAGTCGGGCCAGCATCGCGCCGAAGCCGCGCGTGCAGATCAGGATGCGCGGCTGCTCTGGCGTTTCCCACCTCGCCGCCTCACCGCAGAAGAGGTGCGCGACACCCTGCTCGCGATCGCTGGCAAGCTAAAGCTGGATCCCATGGGTGGCCCTGGATTTCGCCTCTACAAGGCCATGCAAAACAACGTCACCACCTACACCCCGCTGGATATGCACGGGCCAGAGACGTATCGCCGCGCCGTGTATCATCAAAATGCCCGCGCCAGTGTGGTGGATGTACTGAATGATTTTGACCTGCCCGACATCTCCTTTGCCGCTCCCCGCCGGGCGAATACCACCACGCCCATGCAGGCACTAACGATGCTGAATCACCCCTTCACCCTGGACATGGCCGCAGCCCTGGCCCAGCGCCTGGACGGTCCCGATCCCATCCCCCAGGCCTATCAGCTCCTCTTCCAGCGCTTGCCCACAGCGGCTGAGAAAGAAGCTGGCGCCCGCTTCATCGAAAGCCAGAGCCGCACGGCCTTTGCCCGCGCATTGTTGAATTCAAATGAACTCATCTACCTGGAATGA
- a CDS encoding TCR/Tet family MFS transporter: MSGRRPALGFIFITLALDILGIGLIVPILPKLIENYQGGDVATASLTYGMLHSTYALMQFLFAPLIGSLSDRFGRRPVILISLFGSGLDYLLIAFAPNLAWFVVGRIVAGITGANFAAGTAYIADISPPEKRAANFGLIGAAFGIGFIIGPALGGWLGQYGLKVPFLAAGALTLVNWLYGVFVLPESLAPENRRTFSWAKSNPVGSLMALRHFPSVLGLITTSFLFTLGHQVYPAIWVLYTSYRYGWDTQATGLSLAFVGVMTALVQGGLARVIVGRFGEVKTALMGLALGTVLYVCYGLATEGWMIYACIFVGSLSGVAGPAVQGLMSRSVPDDQQGGLQGSLTSLASVAGILGPPMCTGLFGYFVSREAPVHLPGVAFFASAVLTLLALVLAFRALRGVTPHFAPARESSPAPSSH; encoded by the coding sequence ATGTCCGGCCGCCGCCCTGCCCTTGGTTTCATCTTCATCACTCTTGCTCTGGATATCCTGGGTATCGGTCTGATCGTTCCCATTTTACCGAAGCTGATCGAGAACTATCAGGGTGGGGATGTGGCGACGGCTTCGCTGACCTACGGGATGCTGCATTCGACGTATGCGCTGATGCAGTTTCTGTTTGCGCCGCTCATTGGCAGCCTGTCGGACCGATTTGGGCGGAGGCCGGTGATTTTGATTTCGCTGTTTGGTTCGGGGCTGGACTATCTGCTGATCGCCTTTGCGCCGAATCTGGCCTGGTTTGTGGTGGGGCGGATCGTGGCGGGGATCACGGGGGCGAACTTTGCGGCGGGGACAGCCTACATCGCGGACATCAGTCCGCCGGAGAAACGGGCGGCGAACTTTGGCCTCATCGGTGCGGCTTTTGGGATTGGCTTCATCATCGGGCCAGCCCTGGGAGGCTGGCTGGGGCAATACGGGCTGAAGGTGCCCTTTTTGGCGGCGGGGGCGCTGACGCTGGTGAACTGGCTCTATGGTGTTTTTGTGCTGCCGGAATCCTTGGCTCCTGAGAACAGACGTACTTTTAGTTGGGCCAAGAGCAATCCGGTGGGTTCCCTGATGGCGCTGCGGCATTTTCCGAGTGTGCTGGGGCTGATCACCACGAGCTTTCTGTTCACCCTGGGGCATCAGGTTTATCCGGCGATCTGGGTGCTGTACACGAGCTATCGGTACGGATGGGATACACAGGCGACGGGACTTTCACTGGCCTTTGTAGGCGTGATGACGGCGCTGGTGCAAGGGGGGCTGGCGCGGGTGATCGTGGGCCGGTTTGGCGAGGTGAAGACCGCGCTCATGGGCCTGGCGCTGGGGACGGTGCTGTATGTGTGCTACGGTCTGGCCACGGAGGGGTGGATGATCTACGCGTGTATCTTTGTGGGCAGCCTATCTGGGGTGGCCGGACCTGCGGTGCAGGGGCTGATGTCCCGCAGTGTGCCGGATGACCAGCAAGGAGGATTGCAGGGATCCCTGACCAGTCTCGCCAGTGTGGCGGGTATTTTGGGCCCGCCGATGTGCACCGGATTGTTTGGTTATTTTGTGAGCCGGGAAGCACCGGTCCACCTGCCGGGTGTGGCCTTTTTTGCCAGCGCGGTGCTGACTTTGCTGGCTCTGGTGCTGGCCTTCCGCGCACTGCGCGGGGTCACTCCACATTTTGCACCTGCTCGCGAATCTTCTCCAGCTCCGTCTTCGCACTGA